The Streptomyces sp. RKAG293 genome includes a region encoding these proteins:
- a CDS encoding PadR family transcriptional regulator → MVDGYASIPGADGRVASQLRKGVLEYCVLALLRDGPRYGVELLAELARVDVMVTSQGTIYPLLSRLRRTGLADTHLQESENGPPRRYYTLTDAGRSALEEFAVNWPSFRTAVDHFLAPGETT, encoded by the coding sequence GCATCCCCGGAGCGGACGGCCGCGTGGCGAGTCAGCTCCGTAAGGGGGTGCTGGAGTACTGCGTCCTGGCGCTGCTCCGGGACGGCCCCCGCTATGGGGTGGAGCTGTTGGCGGAGCTTGCCAGGGTCGACGTCATGGTGACCAGCCAGGGCACGATCTACCCCCTGCTGTCGCGCCTGCGACGCACCGGACTCGCCGACACCCACCTGCAGGAATCCGAGAACGGGCCGCCGCGCAGGTACTACACACTGACCGACGCCGGCCGCAGCGCTTTGGAGGAGTTCGCCGTGAACTGGCCCTCCTTCCGCACCGCCGTCGACCACTTCCTCGCCCCCGGAGAGACGACGTGA
- a CDS encoding SCO5918 family protein produces the protein MRCIIAGFPFDLMKSEVLHKMQGIKPEPVTGESVIISRRTYPVKQVGQILTRQDRRDFTAEQITRAMTRLGFTCRPAPAAVTEPAGTASVGTDPATAVPSPDQPEAAMPGNHHAYS, from the coding sequence ATGCGCTGCATCATCGCCGGCTTCCCGTTCGACCTGATGAAGAGCGAGGTGCTGCACAAGATGCAGGGCATCAAGCCAGAACCGGTCACCGGAGAATCCGTGATCATCAGCCGCCGCACCTACCCCGTCAAGCAGGTCGGCCAGATCCTCACCCGCCAGGACCGGCGTGACTTCACCGCCGAGCAGATCACCCGGGCCATGACCCGACTCGGCTTCACCTGCCGTCCCGCACCCGCCGCCGTCACGGAACCGGCCGGCACGGCCTCGGTCGGCACGGACCCGGCCACCGCGGTGCCGAGCCCGGACCAGCCCGAGGCAGCGATGCCGGGCAACCACCACGCCTACAGCTGA
- a CDS encoding cold-shock protein — translation MATGTVKWFNAEKGFGFIEQDGGGADVFAHYSNIAAQGFRELQEGQKVSFDVTQGQKGPQAENIVPA, via the coding sequence ATGGCTACTGGCACCGTGAAGTGGTTCAACGCGGAAAAGGGCTTCGGCTTCATCGAGCAGGACGGCGGCGGCGCTGACGTCTTCGCCCACTACTCGAACATCGCCGCCCAGGGCTTCCGCGAGCTGCAGGAAGGCCAGAAGGTCTCCTTCGACGTCACGCAGGGCCAGAAGGGCCCGCAGGCGGAGAACATCGTTCCCGCCTAA
- a CDS encoding DEAD/DEAH box helicase, giving the protein MNPVRSNRSYSSSSSGSSGRGGASSAGGYGRSAPSRSGAPSRSGAPSRSGGYAGSGGSGRSGGYAGSGRSGGSSRRPSVQGEFALPVTLTPALPAVETFAALDMPAALLQTLAHEGMAVPFPIQGATLPNALAGRNVLGRGRTGSGKTLAFGLALLARTAGQRAEPLQPLALVLVPTRELAQQVTDALTPYARSLRLRMATVVGGMSIGRQIHLLRGGAEVVVATPGRLKDLIDRGSCRLDQVGITVLDEADQMADMGFMPQVTALLDQVRPDGQRMLFSATLDRNVDLLVRRYLHDPVVHSVDPSAGAVTTMEHHVLHVHGADKNAVTTQIAARDGRVIMFLDTKHAVDKLTDHLLNSGVRAAALHGGKSQPQRTRTLEQFKTGHVTVLVATNVAARGIHVDNLDLVVNIDPPSDHKDYLHRGGRTARAGESGSVVTLVLPNQRRDMIRLMRDAGITPQTAQVRPDEAELTRITGAQAPSGVPCVIAAPVVERAKRSASATRGRRSRFAQARRSASGERPAPRTTTSAA; this is encoded by the coding sequence GTGAACCCCGTACGTTCCAACCGCTCGTATTCCAGTTCCAGCTCAGGTTCCAGCGGTCGCGGTGGCGCTTCGAGCGCCGGCGGCTACGGCCGTTCGGCCCCGAGCCGCTCCGGTGCCCCGAGCCGTTCCGGTGCGCCGAGCCGTTCCGGCGGCTACGCGGGCTCCGGTGGCTCCGGCCGTTCCGGTGGCTATGCGGGGTCGGGCCGTTCCGGCGGTTCGAGCCGGCGCCCGTCCGTTCAGGGTGAGTTCGCCCTGCCGGTCACTCTCACTCCGGCGCTGCCCGCGGTGGAGACTTTCGCCGCGCTGGACATGCCGGCCGCCCTGCTGCAGACGCTGGCGCACGAGGGCATGGCGGTGCCGTTCCCCATCCAGGGCGCGACGCTGCCCAACGCCCTGGCCGGCCGCAACGTCCTGGGCCGCGGCCGTACCGGTTCCGGCAAGACGCTCGCCTTCGGTCTGGCGCTGCTCGCCAGGACCGCCGGACAGCGCGCGGAGCCGCTGCAGCCGCTCGCCCTGGTCCTGGTCCCGACCCGTGAGCTCGCCCAGCAGGTCACCGACGCCCTGACCCCGTACGCCCGCTCGCTGCGGCTGCGGATGGCCACCGTCGTCGGCGGCATGTCCATCGGACGGCAGATCCACCTGCTGCGCGGTGGCGCCGAAGTCGTCGTCGCCACGCCGGGCCGGCTCAAGGACCTCATCGACCGTGGCTCCTGCCGCCTGGACCAGGTCGGCATCACGGTGCTCGACGAGGCCGACCAGATGGCCGACATGGGCTTCATGCCGCAGGTCACCGCGCTGCTGGACCAGGTGCGTCCGGACGGGCAGCGCATGCTGTTCTCCGCCACTCTGGACCGCAACGTCGACCTGCTCGTGCGCCGCTACCTGCACGACCCGGTCGTCCACTCCGTCGACCCGTCGGCCGGCGCGGTCACCACGATGGAGCACCACGTGCTGCACGTGCACGGCGCCGACAAGAACGCCGTGACGACGCAGATCGCCGCCCGTGACGGCCGCGTCATCATGTTCCTCGACACCAAGCACGCCGTGGACAAGCTCACCGACCACCTGCTGAACAGCGGAGTGCGCGCCGCGGCACTGCACGGGGGCAAGTCCCAGCCGCAGCGGACCCGCACCCTGGAGCAGTTCAAGACCGGACACGTCACCGTGCTGGTCGCCACGAACGTCGCCGCCCGCGGCATCCACGTCGACAACCTCGACCTGGTCGTCAACATCGACCCGCCCAGCGACCACAAGGACTACCTCCACCGCGGCGGCCGCACCGCGCGCGCCGGCGAGTCCGGCAGCGTCGTCACCCTGGTCCTGCCCAACCAGCGCCGCGACATGATCCGCTTGATGCGGGACGCCGGCATCACCCCGCAGACCGCACAGGTCCGCCCCGACGAGGCCGAACTGACCCGCATCACCGGCGCCCAGGCCCCCAGCGGCGTCCCGTGCGTCATCGCCGCACCGGTCGTGGAACGCGCCAAGCGCAGCGCCTCCGCCACCCGCGGCCGCCGCAGCCGCTTCGCCCAGGCCCGCCGCTCCGCATCAGGCGAACGCCCCGCGCCGCGCACGACGACCAGCGCCGCGTAA
- a CDS encoding collagenase codes for MNTPPLRRSLTGFLILALALCLGIAMLIQPGRATAADSRQGPATQSPKVPPPLGSTADISDRAEVQRHPLDTAQLPPQSPVTSRTPSKAPPRGNTAKGVAAASCTPADFGSRTGSALVTFVQASTTECVNTLFGLTGTNAYNAFREAQMVTIANAFKNTARTYPGDNSGNVWQLVLFLRAGYYVQSYNSAAVGPYGPTLATASEGALDTFVASPHFLDVSSANGDILGEVLILTDSANEQGRYLSTYKRVLNAYNSSYDAYWSMDSAVNSVFTPIFRGHWNPAYISAVTADPSIIDTLSTFALNHRDILNGSWFWLDANAGTEMARFLDTPALQAKVRPLAKALLGASSITGTTAPLWVGVAGMTDAHDQTQCSYYATCNFTAQLTAASLPITYPCDAGHTFRAQSLTNAALSDACTSLKGQDAYFHGIVKDSGPVAGDNNTNIQIVTFASPKDYQVYSGWIFGNSTDNGGEYLEGDPATPGNQARFLSYVKSVNDGFPGDIWNLNHEYTHYLDGRYDMYGDFTAGQGVPDIWWIEGFAEYVSYSYRNIPDTEAIADAGQHTFALSTLWQSTYDNSSLDRTYPWGYLAVRYMIEKHPADVQNMLAKFRTGDYNGAYAVYSTGIGTRYDADFNTWLDACAAGACGGTSSGPTAAFDAAVSGLTVSLTDRSTDTGSTITARSWNLGDGTTSTATNPSRTYAAAGTYTITLTVTDAKGLTSTTAKPVTVSGALPTCTNADTRVMGQNCSRSGRSASAGNLDYLYLYLPAGTTTLNITTTGGTGNADLYYNPSTWATSTAYTARSAKAGNTEAITVTNTTAGYRYISLYAQTAFSGVTVTTKY; via the coding sequence GTGAACACCCCACCGCTACGACGAAGTCTCACCGGATTCCTGATACTTGCCCTCGCACTGTGCCTGGGCATCGCCATGCTGATCCAGCCGGGCAGAGCCACGGCAGCGGACAGCCGGCAAGGACCGGCCACGCAGTCCCCCAAGGTGCCGCCACCGCTCGGCTCGACCGCCGACATATCGGATCGCGCCGAGGTTCAACGCCACCCGCTCGACACCGCCCAGCTTCCTCCGCAGAGCCCGGTCACCTCGCGGACCCCGTCGAAGGCCCCGCCAAGAGGGAACACGGCGAAGGGTGTTGCCGCCGCGTCGTGCACCCCGGCCGACTTCGGCAGCCGGACCGGATCCGCGCTGGTCACGTTCGTCCAGGCCTCGACCACGGAGTGTGTCAACACCCTGTTCGGCCTCACCGGCACCAACGCCTACAACGCCTTCCGCGAGGCGCAGATGGTCACCATCGCCAACGCCTTCAAGAACACGGCGAGGACCTACCCCGGTGACAACTCCGGCAACGTGTGGCAGCTCGTACTGTTCCTGCGCGCCGGCTACTACGTGCAGTCCTACAACTCCGCCGCCGTCGGCCCCTACGGCCCGACCCTGGCCACCGCCTCCGAGGGCGCGCTCGACACCTTCGTGGCATCCCCCCACTTCCTGGACGTCAGCTCGGCCAACGGCGACATCCTGGGCGAAGTCCTGATCCTGACGGACAGCGCCAACGAGCAGGGCCGCTACCTCAGCACCTACAAGAGGGTGCTCAACGCCTACAACAGCTCCTACGACGCCTACTGGAGCATGGACTCGGCCGTCAACAGCGTGTTCACCCCGATCTTCCGCGGGCACTGGAACCCCGCGTACATCAGCGCGGTGACCGCCGACCCGAGCATCATCGACACCCTCAGCACGTTCGCGCTGAACCACCGGGACATCCTGAACGGCAGCTGGTTCTGGCTGGACGCCAACGCCGGCACCGAGATGGCGCGCTTCCTCGACACGCCCGCGCTCCAGGCCAAGGTACGACCGCTCGCGAAGGCCCTGCTGGGCGCCTCGTCGATCACCGGCACGACGGCACCGCTGTGGGTCGGGGTCGCCGGCATGACCGACGCCCACGACCAGACCCAGTGCTCGTACTACGCGACGTGCAATTTCACGGCCCAGCTCACCGCCGCGTCGCTGCCGATCACCTACCCGTGCGACGCCGGACACACCTTCCGCGCCCAGTCCCTGACCAACGCCGCCCTGTCCGACGCGTGCACCAGTCTCAAGGGCCAGGACGCGTACTTCCACGGCATCGTCAAGGACAGCGGGCCGGTCGCCGGCGACAACAACACGAACATCCAGATCGTGACGTTCGCGAGCCCCAAGGACTACCAGGTCTACTCCGGCTGGATCTTCGGCAACAGCACCGACAACGGCGGCGAGTACCTGGAGGGCGACCCCGCCACCCCGGGCAACCAGGCCCGGTTCCTGTCCTACGTGAAGAGCGTCAACGACGGCTTCCCCGGCGACATCTGGAACCTCAACCACGAATACACGCACTACCTCGACGGACGCTACGACATGTACGGCGACTTCACCGCCGGGCAGGGCGTCCCGGACATCTGGTGGATCGAGGGCTTCGCCGAGTACGTCTCCTACAGCTACCGCAACATCCCCGACACCGAGGCCATCGCCGATGCCGGACAGCACACCTTCGCGCTGAGCACCCTCTGGCAGAGCACCTACGACAACAGCAGCCTGGACCGCACCTACCCGTGGGGTTACCTGGCCGTCCGCTACATGATCGAGAAGCACCCCGCCGACGTCCAGAACATGCTCGCCAAGTTCCGCACCGGCGACTACAACGGCGCCTACGCCGTCTACAGCACCGGAATCGGCACCCGTTACGACGCCGACTTCAACACCTGGCTCGACGCGTGCGCAGCCGGCGCCTGCGGCGGCACGAGCAGCGGACCGACCGCAGCCTTCGACGCCGCCGTCTCCGGCCTGACGGTGAGCCTCACCGACAGGTCCACCGACACCGGCAGCACCATCACCGCCCGCTCCTGGAACCTCGGCGACGGCACCACCTCCACCGCCACCAACCCCTCCAGGACGTACGCCGCCGCCGGCACGTACACGATCACCCTGACCGTCACCGACGCCAAGGGCCTGACCTCCACCACCGCCAAGCCCGTCACCGTCAGCGGCGCCCTGCCGACCTGCACGAACGCCGACACCCGCGTCATGGGCCAGAACTGCTCCCGCTCGGGCCGGTCGGCCTCGGCGGGCAACCTGGACTACCTGTACCTCTACCTGCCGGCCGGGACCACCACGCTGAACATCACGACCACCGGCGGCACCGGCAACGCCGACCTCTACTACAACCCCAGCACGTGGGCGACCAGCACGGCCTACACGGCGCGCTCGGCCAAGGCCGGGAACACCGAAGCCATCACGGTCACCAACACCACCGCCGGATACCGCTACATCAGCCTGTACGCGCAGACAGCGTTCAGCGGCGTAACGGTCACCACCAAGTACTGA
- a CDS encoding protein kinase, which produces MDISGSGAEPLEGEDPRRIGTIPLLGKLGSGGMGRVYLGVVDGRYAAVKQVLPHFAEDENFLRHFGHELDNLARLPSEVSAPLLASDRQARPPWFATAYIPGLTLTEAMALHGGPLPVRALWLLLREAAAGLQAVHALDMVHRDLKPSNVMLTQDGATLIDFGVARAADQSRLTRTGVVVGTPAYMSPEQASAAKVLTGATDVFALGALLAYAGVGRPPFGEGSGVDVLYRIVHGEPDLDELRALDRDLAEVVEACLDKNPLGRPTADRLFLLADQRAASARPGWPALVMDRLAGRAAFAARTAPQLLLEPEPDLPEQAGPVVVGRNAPIAAAERPRRRTRLLLAVVPIVLVAGTTIGVQLLPQLTGPRGAESGPSASGSAGPGPAASATSGSPSAGTRPSGAPAASGQPSAPPSPGSVAAVPAASGGAGGANGTGNNGAGNNGTGSNGTGNTGTGSNGTGNAGSTGGPGHTAAPTSKPTAAPPPATTPPGGSRYYVLKNGSSGACLGVNQFGNGLTLGSCSGNAALWSSKTVSGGGFQVVNKGTGQCLQAGMFNNLSTISDCAQSGLTSWYSGSHSSLADEYDSKCLDLAFGGGATTAKCAGSASQQWKR; this is translated from the coding sequence TTGGACATCAGTGGCAGTGGAGCCGAGCCACTCGAAGGGGAGGACCCGCGGCGGATCGGGACGATCCCACTGCTCGGCAAGCTCGGCTCCGGCGGCATGGGGCGGGTGTATCTGGGCGTCGTCGACGGCCGCTACGCCGCGGTCAAACAGGTGCTGCCGCACTTCGCCGAGGACGAGAACTTCCTGCGGCACTTCGGCCATGAACTCGACAACCTCGCCCGGTTGCCGAGCGAGGTCAGCGCGCCGCTGCTGGCGAGCGACCGGCAGGCACGGCCGCCGTGGTTCGCGACCGCGTACATACCCGGCCTCACCCTGACCGAGGCGATGGCCCTGCACGGCGGACCGCTTCCGGTGCGGGCCCTGTGGCTGCTGCTACGGGAGGCGGCCGCGGGACTCCAGGCGGTGCACGCCCTCGACATGGTGCACCGGGACCTCAAACCGTCCAACGTGATGCTGACTCAGGACGGCGCCACCCTCATCGACTTCGGGGTCGCCCGCGCCGCCGACCAGAGCCGGCTCACCCGGACCGGAGTGGTGGTCGGCACCCCGGCCTACATGTCGCCGGAACAGGCCTCCGCCGCGAAGGTGTTGACGGGCGCCACGGATGTGTTCGCACTCGGTGCGCTGCTCGCCTACGCGGGCGTCGGCCGGCCGCCCTTCGGCGAGGGGTCGGGGGTGGACGTGCTCTATCGCATCGTCCACGGTGAGCCCGACCTGGACGAGTTGCGCGCACTGGACCGGGATCTGGCGGAGGTCGTCGAGGCGTGCCTGGACAAGAACCCGCTCGGACGCCCCACGGCGGACCGGCTGTTCCTGCTCGCGGACCAGAGGGCCGCCTCGGCCAGGCCCGGCTGGCCCGCGCTGGTGATGGACCGGCTGGCCGGGCGCGCGGCGTTCGCGGCCCGGACGGCACCGCAGCTGCTGCTCGAGCCGGAGCCGGACCTTCCGGAACAGGCCGGGCCCGTCGTGGTGGGGCGCAACGCACCGATCGCCGCGGCCGAACGACCGCGGCGACGAACCCGGCTGCTGCTGGCGGTGGTTCCCATCGTCCTGGTCGCGGGAACGACGATCGGCGTGCAGTTGCTCCCCCAGCTCACCGGACCCCGCGGGGCGGAGAGCGGGCCCTCGGCCTCCGGCTCGGCCGGGCCGGGGCCGGCGGCATCCGCGACGTCGGGCTCACCGTCCGCAGGCACCCGCCCCTCGGGCGCGCCGGCCGCGAGCGGCCAGCCGTCGGCCCCGCCCTCACCGGGCAGCGTGGCCGCAGTCCCCGCTGCGAGCGGCGGTGCCGGAGGCGCCAACGGGACCGGCAACAACGGTGCCGGCAACAACGGCACCGGCAGCAACGGCACCGGCAATACCGGCACCGGCAGCAACGGCACGGGCAACGCGGGAAGCACCGGCGGGCCCGGTCACACCGCCGCTCCCACCAGCAAGCCCACGGCTGCGCCGCCCCCGGCCACCACTCCACCGGGCGGATCCCGTTACTACGTACTCAAGAACGGCAGTAGCGGGGCCTGCCTCGGGGTCAACCAGTTCGGCAACGGCCTCACCCTCGGGTCGTGCTCCGGCAACGCGGCGCTGTGGTCGTCCAAGACCGTCTCGGGCGGCGGTTTCCAGGTGGTCAACAAGGGGACCGGCCAGTGCCTCCAGGCAGGCATGTTCAACAACCTGTCCACCATCAGCGACTGCGCCCAGAGCGGTCTCACGTCCTGGTACTCCGGCTCCCACAGCAGCCTCGCCGACGAATACGACAGCAAGTGCCTGGACTTGGCCTTCGGCGGCGGCGCGACCACCGCCAAGTGCGCGGGTTCCGCGTCACAGCAGTGGAAGCGGTAG
- a CDS encoding carbohydrate ABC transporter permease encodes MTTQHTAPVGAAPRTTAAPAAARRPVRLTSRLTAWLGKGLVQALLVVVALVWLVPTFGLFISSLRPSTDNATTGWWTALAHPGGLGFSNYGSILADSGITHAFWNTVLISVPTTVAVVVLASLAGYAFAWLEFPGRDVIFLLVVAMLVVPVQIGLLPVAKLFGALGIFGSLTGVILFHVAYGLPFAIFLLRNYFADIPREMLEAARMDGGSEWLIFRRLILPVAKPAIASLSIFQFLWVWNDMLVALIFADSGSQPLTVALQSQMRQFGSNIDVLAPGAFLSLVVPLIVFFAFQRHFVQGVMAGSVK; translated from the coding sequence ATGACGACCCAGCACACCGCACCCGTCGGGGCCGCGCCGCGAACGACCGCGGCGCCCGCGGCGGCCCGCCGCCCCGTCCGGCTGACCTCCCGGCTCACCGCCTGGCTGGGCAAGGGCCTGGTCCAGGCGCTCCTGGTGGTCGTCGCCCTGGTCTGGCTGGTGCCCACGTTCGGTCTCTTCATCTCCTCGCTGCGGCCCTCCACCGACAACGCCACCACCGGCTGGTGGACGGCGCTGGCCCACCCGGGCGGTCTGGGGTTCTCCAACTACGGATCGATCCTGGCGGACAGCGGCATCACCCATGCCTTCTGGAACACGGTGCTGATCTCCGTGCCCACCACGGTGGCCGTCGTCGTCCTCGCGTCCCTGGCCGGATACGCCTTCGCCTGGCTGGAGTTCCCGGGACGTGACGTGATCTTCCTGCTGGTCGTCGCCATGCTCGTGGTGCCGGTGCAGATCGGGCTGCTGCCGGTGGCCAAACTCTTCGGCGCGCTCGGCATCTTCGGGTCGCTCACCGGCGTGATCCTGTTCCACGTCGCCTACGGGCTGCCGTTCGCGATCTTCCTGTTGCGGAACTACTTCGCCGACATCCCCCGCGAGATGCTGGAGGCGGCCCGGATGGACGGCGGCTCCGAATGGCTGATCTTCCGGCGGCTGATCCTCCCGGTGGCCAAACCGGCGATCGCGAGCCTGAGCATCTTCCAGTTCCTGTGGGTGTGGAACGACATGCTCGTCGCACTGATCTTCGCCGACAGCGGTTCACAACCCCTCACCGTCGCGCTGCAGTCGCAGATGCGGCAGTTCGGGTCCAACATCGACGTCCTCGCCCCGGGCGCCTTCCTGTCACTGGTCGTCCCCCTGATCGTCTTCTTCGCCTTCCAGCGCCACTTCGTCCAGGGGGTGATGGCCGGCTCGGTGAAGTGA
- a CDS encoding ABC transporter permease subunit: MNHRSRPIGAAPGGRTARQRSVRRRKINAVVFALPALLLLGALVGYPIVFAVVRSLFDASGEHFAGLDNYTEMFGDPATLKAIRNTAIWIAVAPALLTGLGLMLAVLTEKIRWATAFKVLIFMPMAISFLAAGITFRLVYEQDPQRGVLNAVAVGAHDAFTDASPYPGARTRGSQVLEAQPDGGYRTARQVRPGDSLTLGLVGLKPTALPATAAQAKTAPAAAGAVTGTVFLDFVPGGGGRPDAVDARERGLPRMTVELVRDQRVVGHATTGPDGTFRFAAVPDGSYEVRLPAENFAEPYGGVSWLGPALITPAIIGAYLWIWTGFAMVLIGAGLSSLPREVLEAARIDGAGEWQIFRRITVPLLGPVLTVVFVTLLINVMKVFDLVYIIAPGPVQQDANVLALQMWLVSFGGGNNQGLGSAIGVVLLLLVVPAMVLNIRRFRRSQT, translated from the coding sequence ATGAACCACCGCAGCCGGCCGATCGGTGCGGCCCCCGGCGGCCGCACCGCGCGTCAGCGGTCGGTACGCCGCCGCAAGATAAACGCCGTGGTCTTCGCCCTCCCCGCCCTGCTGCTGCTGGGCGCGCTCGTCGGCTACCCGATCGTCTTCGCCGTCGTGCGGTCGCTGTTCGACGCCTCCGGGGAACACTTCGCCGGCCTCGACAACTACACCGAGATGTTCGGCGACCCGGCGACGCTCAAGGCGATCCGCAACACGGCGATCTGGATAGCGGTCGCCCCGGCACTGCTCACCGGGCTGGGCCTGATGCTGGCGGTGCTGACCGAGAAGATCCGCTGGGCCACCGCGTTCAAGGTCCTGATCTTCATGCCGATGGCGATCTCCTTCCTCGCCGCCGGGATCACCTTCCGGCTCGTCTACGAACAGGACCCGCAGCGCGGGGTGCTCAACGCGGTCGCCGTCGGCGCCCACGACGCCTTCACCGATGCGTCCCCCTACCCCGGCGCCCGCACCCGCGGCTCCCAGGTGCTGGAGGCGCAGCCGGACGGCGGATACCGGACCGCACGGCAGGTGCGTCCCGGTGACTCGCTGACCCTCGGGCTGGTCGGCCTCAAACCGACCGCCCTTCCCGCCACGGCCGCCCAGGCGAAGACCGCCCCGGCCGCGGCGGGCGCGGTCACCGGAACCGTCTTCCTGGACTTCGTCCCCGGAGGCGGCGGCCGGCCCGACGCGGTCGACGCCCGAGAACGCGGACTGCCGCGGATGACGGTGGAGTTGGTCCGAGACCAGCGGGTGGTCGGGCACGCCACGACCGGGCCGGACGGGACCTTCCGCTTCGCCGCGGTGCCCGACGGCTCCTACGAGGTGCGCCTTCCGGCGGAGAACTTCGCCGAACCGTACGGCGGTGTCTCCTGGTTGGGACCGGCACTGATCACCCCTGCCATCATCGGTGCCTACCTGTGGATCTGGACCGGATTCGCCATGGTCCTCATCGGCGCCGGACTGTCCTCGCTTCCCCGCGAGGTCCTGGAGGCGGCCCGCATCGACGGCGCGGGCGAGTGGCAGATCTTCCGCCGGATCACCGTGCCGCTGCTCGGCCCGGTCCTGACCGTGGTCTTCGTAACTCTTCTGATCAACGTGATGAAGGTCTTCGACCTCGTGTACATCATCGCCCCCGGTCCGGTCCAGCAGGACGCGAACGTGCTGGCCCTGCAGATGTGGCTGGTCTCCTTCGGCGGCGGAAACAACCAGGGGCTGGGGAGCGCCATCGGAGTGGTGCTGCTGCTCCTGGTGGTACCCGCCATGGTCCTCAACATCCGTCGCTTCCGCAGGAGCCAGACATGA
- a CDS encoding ABC transporter substrate-binding protein — MKRIVAATAVVLGLTMTATACGGGQDKTAAQDGKQELKGQSVTVAAVWTGVEQQNFKKVLDAFSAKTGAKTSFISTGDNVSTVVGSKIEGGNAPDVVMVPQVGVVQQFARKGWLRPLSPAARTAAAANFAKVWQDYGTVDSAFYGLYFKASNKSTVWYNPKALADAGAAVPKSYEEMISAASAVTDSGLPGFSVAGEAGWPLTDWFENIYLSQAGPQNYDKLAQHKMPWTDPTVVKALTTLGGLFAKDQLIAGGRKGALETDFPESVEQVFGKQPKAGMVYEGDFVSGLISGELGKKVGEDAKFFPFPAVTGGTAPVVGGGDAAVALKAGKNQEAAMKFIEYLATPEAAAVWAKAGGFLSPNQKLDIATYTDDTTRQTAKSLVDAGETVRFDMSDQAPAAFGGTQGSGEWKILQDFLRDPSSPKNTAQALETAALHAYKG; from the coding sequence ATGAAGCGCATCGTGGCAGCGACAGCAGTGGTACTCGGCCTCACCATGACGGCCACCGCCTGCGGAGGCGGTCAGGACAAGACCGCCGCGCAGGACGGCAAGCAGGAACTCAAGGGCCAGTCCGTCACCGTGGCCGCGGTGTGGACCGGCGTGGAGCAGCAGAACTTCAAGAAGGTGCTGGACGCCTTCTCGGCGAAGACCGGCGCCAAGACCTCCTTCATCTCCACCGGTGACAACGTCTCCACCGTCGTCGGCAGCAAGATCGAGGGCGGCAACGCACCCGACGTCGTCATGGTCCCGCAGGTCGGCGTGGTCCAGCAGTTCGCCCGCAAGGGCTGGCTGCGGCCACTGTCCCCCGCCGCCCGCACGGCCGCCGCCGCGAACTTCGCCAAGGTGTGGCAGGACTACGGCACCGTCGACTCCGCCTTCTACGGGCTGTATTTCAAGGCGTCCAACAAGTCGACGGTCTGGTACAACCCCAAGGCGCTCGCTGACGCCGGGGCCGCCGTCCCCAAGAGCTACGAGGAGATGATCAGCGCCGCTTCGGCCGTCACCGACTCCGGGCTCCCCGGCTTCTCGGTCGCGGGTGAGGCCGGCTGGCCGCTGACCGACTGGTTCGAGAACATCTACCTGTCCCAGGCGGGACCGCAGAACTACGACAAGCTGGCGCAGCACAAGATGCCCTGGACCGACCCCACCGTCGTCAAGGCGCTCACCACCCTGGGCGGTCTGTTCGCCAAGGACCAGCTGATCGCCGGCGGCCGCAAGGGCGCTCTGGAGACCGACTTCCCCGAGTCGGTGGAGCAGGTCTTCGGCAAGCAGCCGAAGGCGGGGATGGTCTATGAGGGCGACTTCGTCAGCGGCCTGATCTCCGGTGAGCTGGGCAAGAAGGTCGGCGAGGACGCCAAGTTCTTCCCGTTCCCCGCGGTGACCGGCGGCACCGCACCGGTGGTCGGCGGCGGCGACGCCGCTGTGGCGCTGAAGGCGGGCAAGAACCAGGAAGCCGCGATGAAGTTCATCGAGTACCTGGCCACCCCCGAGGCCGCGGCCGTGTGGGCCAAGGCGGGCGGGTTCCTCTCCCCCAACCAGAAGCTGGACATCGCCACCTACACCGACGACACCACCCGGCAGACCGCCAAGTCACTGGTCGACGCCGGTGAGACCGTCCGCTTCGACATGTCCGACCAGGCCCCGGCGGCCTTCGGCGGCACCCAGGGTTCGGGCGAGTGGAAGATCCTGCAGGACTTCCTGCGGGACCCGTCGTCCCCGAAGAACACCGCCCAGGCCCTGGAGACGGCCGCGCTCCATGCCTACAAGGGCTGA